TGTGAAGGATTCGATGTCAGCGCATACATTTTCCCGACCGAGCAGGTGTCGGGCGACTATTACGATTGGGTAAAGATCTTCGATGATCAATACGGCATAATCGTGGCGGACGCCGTCGGAAAAGGAATTCCGGCCGCACTGCTGATGGCATTTCTTCGCGCTTCGCTCAGGTCATGCGTCCAGATAGGTTATGCACCGAACGTCGCATTTTCAAAGGTCAGCAACCTATTGCGCGATTCCATCGAGGACAATCGATTCATCACGGCCATCTACGGTGTGCTGGATGTGACGAACAAGAGTTTTGTCTTTTCAAATGCCGGGCACACTCCTCCGCTGCTCATCAAGCCAAACGGCGAGTACCGCTATGTCGAATATGGAAATCTCGCTCTCGGAATGTTCGACGACCTGCATTTTCACCAACATTTCATTCGCTTTGAACGCGGGGAAGTGATGGTGATCTATACAGACGGCATAACCGAGGCCGCGAATCCGGGCGGTGATGATTACGGATTGGATCGGCTCGCAAAAAGGGTGTTGTCCGGTATCAACTTAACGGCGCGTCAATTGATCGATCACATTCGGAAGGACGTCGCAGATTTTACCGAGCGTAAATTCCTCGATGACGACGGAACATTATTTGTTGTAAAACGCCTTTAGGAACGAGGCGGACATTTCTGCCCTTCCTCGTTCCTTCAGTTGTCATGGAAATCATTAGTGTGCGGTAAAGCTGGAGCTCACGCTGTCGCCGCCCGGGACGATCGGCGAAGTGTATTCTCCGTATCTGATCTTTTCATCGCCGCTGCCTGTAAATGCGTAGCTGTCAAAACCGAACGCATCTAGGAGATCGGCGAGTTCATTTGAACATTCCAGGTAAAGGACCTCTGAAAATCCTGATATCGCTCTAAACTGCAAGAGCCGCTCGATTACCTCAAGCGGTGCAAAACAGGATTCGGGATCTCGGTAAGTAGCCATAGTATACAGGCACCCTAAATCGTGCCCGCTGCATCTGTTTAGATAGATGTTGCGAGTTTGGGGTTGTTCGCATTTTTGAAGACATAGACGGAACGTAAAACC
This sequence is a window from Acidobacteriota bacterium. Protein-coding genes within it:
- a CDS encoding SpoIIE family protein phosphatase, with the protein product MASKKNKDERKHEQITATDKLRLLLDITKTISRSLDLEEVLNLVMDTLGSLLTYDAAGIYLIEFKPEDGSPYIFKSKVIRGYQISFDLIEPRLKMGEGFLGTVAQSGRAIISPDVSKDPRYFAARERTRSEMAVPIISNDRVIGVFDLESDELNAYGADDLALMQLLASQVAIIIEKVRLHEQVVEKKRIQAQLEVARQVQLELLPPGDPECEGFDVSAYIFPTEQVSGDYYDWVKIFDDQYGIIVADAVGKGIPAALLMAFLRASLRSCVQIGYAPNVAFSKVSNLLRDSIEDNRFITAIYGVLDVTNKSFVFSNAGHTPPLLIKPNGEYRYVEYGNLALGMFDDLHFHQHFIRFERGEVMVIYTDGITEAANPGGDDYGLDRLAKRVLSGINLTARQLIDHIRKDVADFTERKFLDDDGTLFVVKRL